A region of Aquarana catesbeiana isolate 2022-GZ linkage group LG08, ASM4218655v1, whole genome shotgun sequence DNA encodes the following proteins:
- the LOC141104841 gene encoding uncharacterized protein isoform X2, producing MLEEEGDIPGTDSRGDGSSNGNPPERCPRPLYSRNSTQEDHTIPHHHQGEELKDIKAEIKKEEEERLVSGDQQSMEEEKMTMKSKQEESLLHMDTNDHNVRNTSEESSDKSHSRTLRSHSRNTLIDPSIPEESSSGQEGDHTEESSLSCSVCGKLFTKKRELLKHKKCHTAKRPYSCSECGKCYTVKGSLLRHKRIHTGDFSCSECGKCFTDNQRLLTHWYNHTGERPFSCSECGKCFTKKNNLHLHQKSHTGEHPFSCSECGKCFINKNNLHLHQRSHTGGHPYSCLECGKGFNKKQSLIAHQRSHTGERPYSCSECGKGFTEKQSLIEHQRDHTGEQPYSCSECGICFTRKRNLIRHQRLHTGEYPHSCSECGKGFIQRAKLLVHQRDHTGERPYTCSECGKCFKWKYSFDVHQKLHTGVRPYSCLECGKSFSHKGDLVYHRRIHTGERPYSCSECGKSFASYGGLVCHQRVHTGERPYSCSECGKSFIQKASLVYHQRSHTR from the exons ATGCTGGAAGAGGAGGGAGATATTCCTGGAACCgatagcagaggag atggatccagtaatgggaacccaccagagagatgtccccgtcctctgtattcccggaattccacacaggaagatcacaccatccctcaccatcatcag GGTGAAGAACTAAAAGACATCAAAGCTGAgattaaaaaggaagaagaagagaggttggtgagtggagatcagcagtctatggaggaggagaagatgactatgaaaagtaaacaggaggaatctttACTACATATGGACACAA atgaccataatgtgcggaatacgtctgaggaatcttctgataaatcacattccaggactctaagatctcacagtagaaatactttaatagatccgtctattcccgaggaatcttcttcagggcaggaaggagatcacacagaagagagttcattgtcatgttcagtgtgTGGGAAACTTTTCACAAAAAAGAGAGAACTTCTTAAACACAAGAAATGTCACACTGCtaagcgtccctattcatgttcagagtgcgggaaatgttacacTGTGAAAGGAAGCCTTCTTAGACAcaaaagaattcacacaggtgactTTTCATGCtcagaatgtgggaaatgtttcactgacaACCAAAGACTTCTTACACACTGGTACaatcacacgggtgagcgtcccttctcatgttcagagtgtgggaaatgtttcactaagAAAAACAACCTTCATTTACATCAAAAaagtcacacaggtgagcatcccttctcatgttcagagtgtgggaaatgtttcattaATAAAAACAACCTTCATTTACATCAAAGGAGTCACACAGGTGGGCATCcttattcatgtttagagtgcggtAAAGGTTTCAATAAGAAACAAAGTCTTATtgcacaccagagaagtcacacaggtgagcgaccctattcatgttcagagtgcgggaaaggtttcactgaGAAACAAAGTCTTATTGAACACCAGAGAGATCACACTGGTGAGcaaccctattcatgttcagagtgcgggataTGTTTCACTCGGAAAAGAAATCTTATTAGACACCAGAGGCTTCATACGGGGGAGTATCCCCattcatgttctgagtgcgggaaaggtttcattcaGAGAGCAAAACTTCTTgtacaccagagagatcacacgggcgagcgtccttatACATGCtcggagtgtgggaaatgtttcaaatGGAAATATTCATTCGATGTACACCAGAAGCTACACACGGGtgtgcgtccctattcatgtttagagtgcggaaaatctttctCACACAAAGGCGACCTTGTGTATCAccggagaattcacacaggtgagcgtccttattcatgctcagagtgcgggaaatcttttgcgTCATATGGAGGCCTTGTGTgtcaccagagagttcacacaggtgagcgtccttattcatgttcagagtgcggaaaatctttcatTCAGAAAGCAAGCCTTGTGTATCATCAGAGAAGTCACACGAGATAA
- the LOC141104841 gene encoding uncharacterized protein isoform X1, producing MLEEEGDIPGTDSRGDGSSNGNPPERCPRPLYSRNSTQEDHTIPHHHQGEELKDIKAEIKKEEEERLVSGDQQSMEEEKMTMKSKQEESLLHMDTTDDHNVRNTSEESSDKSHSRTLRSHSRNTLIDPSIPEESSSGQEGDHTEESSLSCSVCGKLFTKKRELLKHKKCHTAKRPYSCSECGKCYTVKGSLLRHKRIHTGDFSCSECGKCFTDNQRLLTHWYNHTGERPFSCSECGKCFTKKNNLHLHQKSHTGEHPFSCSECGKCFINKNNLHLHQRSHTGGHPYSCLECGKGFNKKQSLIAHQRSHTGERPYSCSECGKGFTEKQSLIEHQRDHTGEQPYSCSECGICFTRKRNLIRHQRLHTGEYPHSCSECGKGFIQRAKLLVHQRDHTGERPYTCSECGKCFKWKYSFDVHQKLHTGVRPYSCLECGKSFSHKGDLVYHRRIHTGERPYSCSECGKSFASYGGLVCHQRVHTGERPYSCSECGKSFIQKASLVYHQRSHTR from the exons ATGCTGGAAGAGGAGGGAGATATTCCTGGAACCgatagcagaggag atggatccagtaatgggaacccaccagagagatgtccccgtcctctgtattcccggaattccacacaggaagatcacaccatccctcaccatcatcag GGTGAAGAACTAAAAGACATCAAAGCTGAgattaaaaaggaagaagaagagaggttggtgagtggagatcagcagtctatggaggaggagaagatgactatgaaaagtaaacaggaggaatctttACTACATATGGACACAA cagatgaccataatgtgcggaatacgtctgaggaatcttctgataaatcacattccaggactctaagatctcacagtagaaatactttaatagatccgtctattcccgaggaatcttcttcagggcaggaaggagatcacacagaagagagttcattgtcatgttcagtgtgTGGGAAACTTTTCACAAAAAAGAGAGAACTTCTTAAACACAAGAAATGTCACACTGCtaagcgtccctattcatgttcagagtgcgggaaatgttacacTGTGAAAGGAAGCCTTCTTAGACAcaaaagaattcacacaggtgactTTTCATGCtcagaatgtgggaaatgtttcactgacaACCAAAGACTTCTTACACACTGGTACaatcacacgggtgagcgtcccttctcatgttcagagtgtgggaaatgtttcactaagAAAAACAACCTTCATTTACATCAAAAaagtcacacaggtgagcatcccttctcatgttcagagtgtgggaaatgtttcattaATAAAAACAACCTTCATTTACATCAAAGGAGTCACACAGGTGGGCATCcttattcatgtttagagtgcggtAAAGGTTTCAATAAGAAACAAAGTCTTATtgcacaccagagaagtcacacaggtgagcgaccctattcatgttcagagtgcgggaaaggtttcactgaGAAACAAAGTCTTATTGAACACCAGAGAGATCACACTGGTGAGcaaccctattcatgttcagagtgcgggataTGTTTCACTCGGAAAAGAAATCTTATTAGACACCAGAGGCTTCATACGGGGGAGTATCCCCattcatgttctgagtgcgggaaaggtttcattcaGAGAGCAAAACTTCTTgtacaccagagagatcacacgggcgagcgtccttatACATGCtcggagtgtgggaaatgtttcaaatGGAAATATTCATTCGATGTACACCAGAAGCTACACACGGGtgtgcgtccctattcatgtttagagtgcggaaaatctttctCACACAAAGGCGACCTTGTGTATCAccggagaattcacacaggtgagcgtccttattcatgctcagagtgcgggaaatcttttgcgTCATATGGAGGCCTTGTGTgtcaccagagagttcacacaggtgagcgtccttattcatgttcagagtgcggaaaatctttcatTCAGAAAGCAAGCCTTGTGTATCATCAGAGAAGTCACACGAGATAA